The DNA segment AGCTGGAACTATCGTTTTCCCAGGCAAATAATTTCCTAACTCAGGTAATAAATCGCGCAAAAAACTTTGCAAGCGACTGTCGGCCAACGCTATGTCTTCAGCCGTATTCACCGGAGTGACTAATCTTACCAACGCCCCGTCCGTCCGATTCATCATAATAGCATCGTAGAATAGGTACCATTTGACCATGTATTCGTTAGTTATCGTTCTACCCCGTTGTTGAAACCAAAAATATACCAATTGGCGACTGTCGCCTTTTTGAATAACAGCCCGGTTCAATTCAAGCGAATGGCCGTCCAACGCAAATTCAGGAAACTCTTTCTGACCGTAGCTGATGATCTGCCAACCGTCGCCCGGAATACAACTGCGCGGCGAATGCACCGCAGCGCCTTTACGCTGAGACTGATAGTAAGCGCTGTAAAAATTGACGCTACTTTGGGTACCAGGCTGATTGAAATTGATAATTACGTAATCGGTGAGTTTCAACTCGTTCAGATAGAACTGGCTTAAATAATCATTGCGACCCTGCCAATCGCCTAGCTTAGTCGGAAAATTTAAGAACGCTTTGCGCTGCGGGATTACATCTTCCCTGCCTCTGGACATTTCCGCGAAACTGGCTCCGATAACAAGCAATATTGCAACTACAAATACCGAGCGATTCAATTGTCCGACGGAAAAACCAATGGCCGGAGCCATCCCCCATTCCGCGGGGATCTGCACCAATTCACCGAATGCCAACTTTCTGCCGCTGATCCGACTAAAAATCCACATCTCGATGAACAACAGCACCATACACAACAGAAATACAGCCCAACCTTCAAAATCGTGCAAAAAGCCTTCCGCCATCTCAGTACCCCAATTATCGACCAACACACCAATCACGCCGATACGGAAACTGTTCATGAGGATAGTCAACGGCATGGCCGACAAAAAAATCAGCAGCTTCTGCCAGAACGGCCCTTTAAACAGATACGCGCACAAGAACGCCAAACTGGCCAGGGGGAACAAATAGCGCAAACCACTGCAAGCATCAACCACTTGCAACTTATAATTGCCCAAGTCGATAACGTTACCTTCCAGGTACACCATGATGTCACAAGCCCGAATAAATTCCACACCGAGCCAAGACGAAATCAACTGCAATTTCGATGAGAGGTTATTTAAAATGAACTGAGGAAAGGGCACCATGAAGATTAGGAACATTAACGGTACCGCAGACGTCCTAAGCCCCTGGAATCCAAAAGCAGAGATGAATACGCCAACCAATACAATCAGAAAGGCGTATTGTTCCATCGTCTTGATTGTCGCCAGACCACCCAATATAAAAATCAGTAGGCCCAAAACAATCACAGCCAACCCGGGCGTCGATTCTCTGACGTTTTGTGTCAAGCTCAGCTCGCTACGCCGCATCCAGATCAGATAAACCGTGATACACGGAATGAAGAAACCGTGGCTATACTCCTCAACGTTAGTCCAGGTGTTAACCATTTCGGCCAAGCTGTCGCGAAAGACCAAACACAGCAGCAAAAAAGCCGCCCCCCAACAAGACCACACAACGGCCGCTCTAGTATTCTCTGTATTCATTCCGTGTCGACAATAAGAATTGGTTTTTAGACTCTGTAGGTTATGAGAGTTTGCGGCTAATGAATTTAACCAGCCTTCTCAACCACCCATCCCGGTCAAGTGCCGAAAAACTATATAACTCCAGCACCAGACCGACCCGCCATTATCCCTGGGCCGGATTAAGGCACTGTGACAATCGCGGAACCACTAGGCATCCGGGTCGGCGGTAAAAATCGGATTGCTTTTATCCTCTTCATGCAACTTGGCCTTCTCTTCCGGGTAAATGTGCCAAAAAGACTGATCAATAGCACCTTGGGTATAGCTGTTCTTACGATCATGGGTAAACGGGCACCACCAATTTTCCACCACTTTCACCATGTAGGCATGCCATTCAAACAAACCCACGCTGTAAGGGCAATACCAAGTGCAATTTAAAATCCAAAATAGCTTGGACTGCGACATACTCAACTTGAACGAGCCGTCCATCGTAATCTGGCTTTTCAGATCATAGCGATGACTCGATCTGGCCGGCAAAAAATCGCCCCAGGTTTTCACATTTTGCGCACCGACCAATTTCAGACTGAAGTAGGTGAGATAAGCACTGGCAATGACAAAAGGCAAAGTCAGAATCGGTAAGTAGATGAACAACAAACCGACGGCCCTGGACCACACCGGCATCTGTTTATGATGGCAACCGATATTGACGCGGTCTGTACACGATTCGCAGGCTTTTATGCCCCCTTGGGTAGTCATGTTTGTTTCTCCTCTGTTGTCGTTATTATTATTTGCTCGGCATTGAGCAATTGAAAAATGCTGCGACAGCCCTCGCAGCAGAATTTTTTCGGCCCTTGCACGGTATTCAACTTGAATCCGCCAATCAACACCGGCTGCCCGCACAGATCGCAGCCCGATTTCTGCGCCGGCATCTGGTCAGATACGTGCGCTAACCGCGCAAAAGAACGCTTTCAAATATTCGGTTTCGGCCATCGCCGGATGTATCGGATGGTCCGGGCCTTGGCCACCGGCGGCAAAAAACACCAAATGCCGATCAATATGCCGTGCCGACGATCGCAAAATTTCTTGAAGATTTTCCCGACTCAAATGGTGAGAACAAGACGCCGAAACCAAAATACCGCTACCGGACAAGACCTGTAACGCCAAATGGTTCAAGCGTCGATAAGCTTCATAACCGGATTTGAAATCTTTCTTGCGTTTTATCAACGCCGGCGGATCCAATATGATGACGTCGAACTGTTCGCGTTGCTCTCGAGCCTGCTTTAAAAACTCAAACACATCGCTGCGCACAAAACGCATTTTACCGGCGACACCGTTTAACTCGGCGCTGGCTTCGGCCAGTTTCAACGCGCTTTCAGAGCTATCGACGCAACAGACTTCGGTCGCCCAGCCCATTGCTGCCGGAATGCCCCAGGCCCCGGCGTAACTGAACAAATCCAGCACCCGCATGCCACCCACCAACTTTGCCAGCCGGGCACGGTTCTCCCGGTGATCGTAAAACCAGCCCGTCTTTTGACCCTCGGCAACATTCACCAAAAATCGGGAACCGTTTTCCTCAACCACCAAATGCTCCGGCAATTCGCCAAAAACCAACTCTGGCACTAGAGACAAGTTTTCAAGCTGGCGTTGGCCGGTATCATTTTTCAACAGTACCGCTGTCGGTTCAGCCAACTCGCATAAAACCTTGACCACTAAATCCTTGTGCCGCTCCATGCCGGCCGTGGTGATTTGCACCGACAATACCGAACCGAACCGGTCCACCACCAAACCAGGCAGACCATCGCTTTCGCCGAACACCCAGCGGTAAAACGGTTTGTCGAACAAACGCTGACGCAGATTCAGCGCCTGGCTCAGCCGCGATTTGAAAAAACTCTCGCCGATTTTCAGATTGCTTTTACGCGTCAACAACCGCGTGCAAATCAAAGCATTGGGATTGACATAGGCTAGTCCGATCGGCTTAGCCTCGGCATCGCATACGGTAGCCAAGTCGCCCGGACTAAATTGCTCCAGCGGTGAACGCCGGCAATCGACCTCATTGCTGAACACCCATAAATGGCCTTGGCGCAAACGCTTGTCTTCGTTCTTTTTCAGAAACAGTTCGGGATAACTCATGCTCATTTACGATAACTTAAAAACATAACCGCCCACCTGAGCCGCAGGTGCGACGATATGCAAGCGAATCGGCAATGTCTGGTCCGGCTTTAGCGCAGCGACACCGGCCAGTTGCGACAATGAAAAAGCCCGCTCCGCAATCGCTTGGCCGTTAAAGCCGAGCAGAGTCAGCCTTAACATCGTACCTTCCTGCGACAAAACGGCATGATTGGTGATTGCCGCGCTGAAAACGTAACTATTGTCGGCTTGGCGCTGTAAATCGGTATGCGATACCGATAACTCAAGGTCATTGTTATAACCGGGAGGTCGGCAACCGACCATTCCGCACAAGCGCTGCCAATTCGCGGCAACGGTAGGCAAGCGGTAGAGTTTTTCGCCTTCGAAATAAAAAACTTGAGCGAGCAATACAGCTAATGCCATCGCGCCAGCCCATCGCCAGCCCTTGAAACTTGACTGTCCTGGTTTCGCAACGATCCCATTTGGCTCTCTAGAACAATCCGACGCTTCGCTGCCGTCCTCGCTTAACTCTGCCAGACCGTCGAAACGCTGACCGCAACTCGAGCAGGTCAACAATCCTCGCTGCCGACGCAATTGCCCGACCGTTACGGCTTGTGGTGCTTGGCAATTCGGACAAAGGGTGAACATTCGTCAACCGGGCTTGCAAACATCTAGCCGACACCAATCTTCACGACTCACCGGTTCGGCAACCGACAAACCGAGCGCGCGGTAGGCGTCGGCCACCACTTCGGCCTGTTCGTTCAAAATCCCCGATAACACCAGTTGGCCGCCGGGTTTGACCAACTCGGCGATCACAGGCGCCAATTCGACTAACGGTTTGGCCAGAATATTGGCGAGCACCACATCCGCGGCAAACGCCGAGAACTGTTCCGGCAGATAATAGCTGATCCGGTCTTGCACCCCGTTCTTCTCGGCATTGTAACGGCTGGCAGTCAAGGCCTGCGGATCGATATCGATGGCGTGCGCGTATCCGGCGCCCAATAACAAGCCCGCTACCGCCAATATGCCGGAACCGCAACCAAAATCGATCAAGACTTTGCCGTTAGATTCGTGACTAGCCAGCCATTCCAGGCACAAGGCCGTGGTGGGGTGGGTTCCGGTCCCGAAAGCCAACCCCGGATCCAAGGTCATGCACACCGTATCCGGCTCCGCTCTCTCCTGCCCACTGGGACAAATCCAAAGCTTGCCGCCGAACTTCATCGGCTGAAAATGCTCCATCCACGCCCTTTCCCAAGCCTGATCCTGCAACACTTCTGCCGACCACTCCTGCAAAGGTTGACCGATGAATTGATTGAACAACAGTGACTGCACGATATCCGGATCCGAGTCCAATTCGAACAGTGCCGTCACCCGCGTGCGGCTCCAAACTTTGGTTTGGTCGATAGCCGGTTCGTAAACCGGCTCGTCTTCCGCATCGCTATAGGTTACCGAAACCGCTCCCAATTCGGAAAAGAAGTCCGAGATTTCCGGAGCAGTGGTTTCGTCGGTTACGACCGAAAGCTGATGCCATGCCATAAACAAGCCCTGACTGGAGAATTAAACGGCGTACGCTTTGCCTTGGCCATTTACGGCTTAGTGGATGCCCAGTTTCTTTTCCAAATAATGGATATTTTGTCCGCCCTGAGCAAATGCCGCATCTGCCATGATGCTTTGCTGTAGCGGAATATTGGTTTTGATGCCGTCGATCACCATTTCGCTCAGCGCCGTCTTCATCCGGGCAATTGCGCTGGCTCGATCATCGCCGTGCGCGATCAGTTTACCGATCATCGAGTCGTAATACGGCGGCACCCGATACCCGTTATAAATATGGGTCTCGCAACGAATTCCCGGACCGCCCGGCATATGGAATTGCTCGATCAGGCCCGGACTCGGCATAAAGGTTTTCGGATCTTCGGCGTTCAAGCGACACTCGATGGCATGGCCGGTGAACGTAACCTGCTCCTGAGTGATAGACAAAGGCTCGCCGGCGGCAATTCGCAACTGCTCCTTGACGATGTCGAAACCGGTAATCATCTCGGTGACCGGATGTTCGACCTGGACCCTGGTATTCATCTCGATGAAATAAAATTGGCCTTTTTCGTATAGAAACTCGAAAGTTCCGGCCCCCAAATAACCGATTTCCCGGCAAGCCTTGGCACAACGTTCGCCCATCAGCTGACGCTGTTCCTCGGTGATGCCCGGCGCCGGTGCTTCTTCGACTACCTTTTGGTGGCGGCGCTGCATCGAGCAATCGCGTTCGCCCAAATGGATGGCATTGCCGTGCGAATCGGCTAAGACTTGAAACTCGATATGGCGCGGATCCTCCAAAAACTTCTCCATATACACCGTACTGTT comes from the Methylomonas sp. EFPC3 genome and includes:
- the xrtD gene encoding VPLPA-CTERM-specific exosortase XrtD, with the translated sequence MNTENTRAAVVWSCWGAAFLLLCLVFRDSLAEMVNTWTNVEEYSHGFFIPCITVYLIWMRRSELSLTQNVRESTPGLAVIVLGLLIFILGGLATIKTMEQYAFLIVLVGVFISAFGFQGLRTSAVPLMFLIFMVPFPQFILNNLSSKLQLISSWLGVEFIRACDIMVYLEGNVIDLGNYKLQVVDACSGLRYLFPLASLAFLCAYLFKGPFWQKLLIFLSAMPLTILMNSFRIGVIGVLVDNWGTEMAEGFLHDFEGWAVFLLCMVLLFIEMWIFSRISGRKLAFGELVQIPAEWGMAPAIGFSVGQLNRSVFVVAILLVIGASFAEMSRGREDVIPQRKAFLNFPTKLGDWQGRNDYLSQFYLNELKLTDYVIINFNQPGTQSSVNFYSAYYQSQRKGAAVHSPRSCIPGDGWQIISYGQKEFPEFALDGHSLELNRAVIQKGDSRQLVYFWFQQRGRTITNEYMVKWYLFYDAIMMNRTDGALVRLVTPVNTAEDIALADSRLQSFLRDLLPELGNYLPGKTIVPATNLSTSG
- a CDS encoding class I SAM-dependent rRNA methyltransferase, with translation MSYPELFLKKNEDKRLRQGHLWVFSNEVDCRRSPLEQFSPGDLATVCDAEAKPIGLAYVNPNALICTRLLTRKSNLKIGESFFKSRLSQALNLRQRLFDKPFYRWVFGESDGLPGLVVDRFGSVLSVQITTAGMERHKDLVVKVLCELAEPTAVLLKNDTGQRQLENLSLVPELVFGELPEHLVVEENGSRFLVNVAEGQKTGWFYDHRENRARLAKLVGGMRVLDLFSYAGAWGIPAAMGWATEVCCVDSSESALKLAEASAELNGVAGKMRFVRSDVFEFLKQAREQREQFDVIILDPPALIKRKKDFKSGYEAYRRLNHLALQVLSGSGILVSASCSHHLSRENLQEILRSSARHIDRHLVFFAAGGQGPDHPIHPAMAETEYLKAFFCAVSARI
- a CDS encoding DUF3426 domain-containing protein, whose product is MALAVLLAQVFYFEGEKLYRLPTVAANWQRLCGMVGCRPPGYNNDLELSVSHTDLQRQADNSYVFSAAITNHAVLSQEGTMLRLTLLGFNGQAIAERAFSLSQLAGVAALKPDQTLPIRLHIVAPAAQVGGYVFKLS
- the prmA gene encoding 50S ribosomal protein L11 methyltransferase, with amino-acid sequence MAWHQLSVVTDETTAPEISDFFSELGAVSVTYSDAEDEPVYEPAIDQTKVWSRTRVTALFELDSDPDIVQSLLFNQFIGQPLQEWSAEVLQDQAWERAWMEHFQPMKFGGKLWICPSGQERAEPDTVCMTLDPGLAFGTGTHPTTALCLEWLASHESNGKVLIDFGCGSGILAVAGLLLGAGYAHAIDIDPQALTASRYNAEKNGVQDRISYYLPEQFSAFAADVVLANILAKPLVELAPVIAELVKPGGQLVLSGILNEQAEVVADAYRALGLSVAEPVSREDWCRLDVCKPG
- the accC gene encoding acetyl-CoA carboxylase biotin carboxylase subunit, which translates into the protein MFEKIVIANRGEIALRILRACRELGIKTVAVYSEADRDLKHVRLADEAVCIGPAASSGSYLNIPAIISAAEVTDAEAIHPGYGFLSENADFSEKVSQSGFVFIGPKPDTIRMMGDKISAKKAMQAAGIPCVPGNGDPLGDDDETNLKMAREIGYPVIIKAAGGGGGRGMRTVHTESTLLNAIAMTKAEAGTAFGNSTVYMEKFLEDPRHIEFQVLADSHGNAIHLGERDCSMQRRHQKVVEEAPAPGITEEQRQLMGERCAKACREIGYLGAGTFEFLYEKGQFYFIEMNTRVQVEHPVTEMITGFDIVKEQLRIAAGEPLSITQEQVTFTGHAIECRLNAEDPKTFMPSPGLIEQFHMPGGPGIRCETHIYNGYRVPPYYDSMIGKLIAHGDDRASAIARMKTALSEMVIDGIKTNIPLQQSIMADAAFAQGGQNIHYLEKKLGIH